Proteins encoded by one window of Spongiibacter tropicus DSM 19543:
- the secE gene encoding preprotein translocase subunit SecE, with product MVAKAEEQSRLDGLKWVVVALLVAVGVGGNMYFSDESLLYRVIALLVLAVAAGFVAAQTSRGAAFFSLVKGARNEIRKVVWPTRQEGTQTTLIVVAFVVVAALILWGLDSLLGWLASMVIG from the coding sequence ATGGTAGCGAAGGCTGAAGAGCAAAGTCGCCTCGATGGGCTGAAGTGGGTCGTTGTTGCCCTGCTGGTCGCGGTAGGTGTTGGCGGCAACATGTACTTCTCTGATGAGTCGCTGTTGTATCGCGTTATCGCCTTGCTGGTGCTGGCTGTTGCCGCCGGTTTTGTTGCTGCGCAAACCAGCCGTGGAGCGGCCTTTTTCTCGTTGGTGAAAGGTGCGCGTAACGAGATTCGCAAGGTTGTATGGCCCACTCGCCAAGAAGGTACACAGACCACATTGATTGTTGTGGCGTTTGTGGTTGTGGCGGCGCTGATTCTCTGGGGGTTGGATAGCCTTTTGGGCTGGTTGGCCTCAATGGTAATAGGTTGA